In Fusobacteria bacterium ZRK30, the DNA window ATTTGAAAGATGTGAGAGAAAATATATTAGGAGAAGTTAAAGAAAACAACCTTTCTTTTTTAACAGGGGTAAAAAAAGGGGCATTTACTATTCCCGGGGATGGAATAATTAATTTTGATCCTATATTCAAAACATTAAAAGATGCTGATTATACCGGTTGGATGGTAGTAGAAGCAGAACAGGATCCTGCACTTGCTAACCCATTTGAATATGCTGTAAGAGCTAGAAAATTTATTGCTGAAAAAACAGGTCTTTAATAAAGGGAGGAATCAAAAAAATGTTAAAATTAGGAATTATAGGAGCCGGAAGAATCGGGCAGGTACATGCAACAAGTATCACCAACAATGTAAAAAATGCCACTGTTCATATGATTGCAGATCCATTTATGAATGAAGATAAAATAAAATGGATCAATGAACTTGGAATAGAAAATATAACTACTGATTATAAAGAAATATTGGAAAATAAAGATATCGATGCTGTTTTAATCTGTTCTTCAACAGATACTCATTCATCTATATCAATAGAGGCAGCAAGAGCTAACAAACATATCTTCTGTGAAAAACCAATAGACCATGATTTAAGAAAGATCCAGATGGTTTTAGATGAAGTGGAAAAATCCGGGGTAAAATATCAGGTTGGGTTTAATAGAAGGTTTGATAATAATTTCAAGGCTATAAAAGATGCTGTTACAGAAGGAAAAATTGGGACACCTCATATCATAAAGGTAACTTCCAGAGATCCTGAAGCTCCAGGAATTGACTATGTTAAGGTATCTGGTGGAATGTTTTTGGATATGACTATCCATGACTTTGATATGGTCAGATATTTGTCTAGAAGTGAAGTAGAAGAAGTCTATGCTGTTGGAGGAGTACTTGTAAATCCTGAGATTGGAGAAG includes these proteins:
- the iolG gene encoding inositol 2-dehydrogenase, producing the protein MLKLGIIGAGRIGQVHATSITNNVKNATVHMIADPFMNEDKIKWINELGIENITTDYKEILENKDIDAVLICSSTDTHSSISIEAARANKHIFCEKPIDHDLRKIQMVLDEVEKSGVKYQVGFNRRFDNNFKAIKDAVTEGKIGTPHIIKVTSRDPEAPGIDYVKVSGGMFLDMTIHDFDMVRYLSRSEVEEVYAVGGVLVNPEIGEAGDIDTAIITLKLKNGALGVIDNSREAAYGYDQRAEVFGSLGSVSISNDSGSKAVISTKDGIISEKPLYFFLERYMQSFGEEVNQFVEAIVNDKDVPVNANDGLQPVLIGLAAKKSLEEKRPVKISEIL